From a single Paenibacillus sp. FSL R5-0345 genomic region:
- a CDS encoding DeoR family transcriptional regulator: MNRLNIQEPSPNPAGSAAVPLIKLDRTGFDYVILAAAYLFMPIGLVLALLRLMLTHYKNYRRPTNLNLLMHVFIGGFVELSIAMFVDTMSGNTGTSELLTIQIFLAVIFLIPAFILASVTAKAKYTLSKLNTSYIELIQNKNIRYVGSIAERIGISESDVRRDVQYLKNKGLLDIDIVLSEGRQTPDPSMTAPNLVHPGRPSGFGAQASGQQVHTQPQSSPQLPKSIRCPGCGAQNTVQPSQSKSCDYCGTMISYS; encoded by the coding sequence GCGGTTCCTCTGATTAAATTAGATCGGACTGGGTTTGATTATGTCATTCTAGCGGCAGCTTATTTATTCATGCCCATTGGACTCGTCCTTGCATTGTTACGGTTGATGCTGACCCATTATAAAAATTACCGGAGGCCCACCAATCTAAATCTGCTCATGCATGTATTTATCGGAGGATTTGTTGAGCTCTCTATTGCAATGTTTGTGGATACCATGAGTGGAAACACTGGAACTTCCGAATTATTAACGATCCAGATTTTCCTTGCAGTCATATTTTTGATTCCGGCTTTTATTCTTGCGAGTGTGACAGCAAAAGCTAAATATACACTTTCTAAACTTAACACTTCTTATATAGAGCTGATTCAAAATAAAAATATCCGATATGTCGGCAGTATAGCAGAACGGATAGGTATAAGCGAAAGTGATGTACGGAGGGATGTCCAGTATCTAAAGAATAAAGGATTACTAGATATTGATATTGTCCTTTCGGAGGGGCGCCAGACGCCAGATCCATCCATGACAGCACCTAATCTTGTTCATCCTGGAAGGCCATCAGGCTTCGGAGCCCAAGCCTCGGGACAGCAGGTTCATACTCAACCTCAGTCCTCGCCGCAACTGCCTAAGTCCATTCGTTGTCCGGGCTGCGGAGCACAGAACACGGTTCAGCCTAGTCAGTCCAAGAGCTGTGATTATTGTGGAACAATGATATCGTATAGTTAA